AAAGCGAACCCCGACAGCTCAACCACTTCCTCCACGAGGCCGACGTACTCTTCGGCATCGGCTGTAGCTTCACCAAGACCGCCTACGGCATCACGCCGCCCGAGGAGGACAACACGATCATCCACTCGACGAACGATCCGGGCGACGTCGACAAGGACGTCAAATCCCAGCTCGCGGTGATCGGCGACGCGAAGCTCACGCTCGCGGCCCTCGTCGACGAAATCGAGGACCGAGTCGACGACGACCGCGGCCGGTACGACGACGTCGTCGACGAAATCGCATCCGTCCGCGAGGAGTGGCTCGCCGACTGGGAGGACGACCTCACCGACGATTCGACGCCCATCAACCCCTACCGGGTCGTCAACGAACTCGACAATATCGTGGACAAAGAGGAGTGCATCGCCACCGCGGACGCCGGCAACCCGCGGGACTTCATGGCGCCGTTCTTCGAGGTGACCGAGCCCCTGTCGTACATGGGCTGGGGGAAGACCACGCAACTGGGCTACGGTCTCGGCCTCGCGATGGGGGCGAAGCTCGCCCACCCCGAGAAGCTCTGTCTCCACGTCTGGGGCGACGGCGCCGTCGGGATGACGGGCATGGACTTCGAGACGGCGACCCGCGAGGACATCCCGATCCTCACCATCTACCTGAACAACCGCGAGATGGCCTCCTACGACACGCCCTTCTTCGGCAACTACGCCGAGGTGGCCGAGGCGCTCGGCGGCTACGGCGAACGGATCGAGGACCCCGAAGAGGTCGGCCCCGCGATCGAGCGCGGGATCGAGAAAGTCGAGAACGGCACGCCGACCGTCCTCGAGTTCATGACCCAGAAGTACACGAAGCTCTCGCGACCCGACCTCGAATAGGTCGTCCGCCCATCGCTGTTTCGAGCACGAAATAACCGAATCCAATTACTATCCTCTCCAAACGATACTGTTTAAGGTTACACTTAGATACCCCGCGGTCCAATCTTTCGGTATGTGCCCGAGTGTCACGGCCCGGTCGCCGCGCCAGTCGCGCTCCCGCGCGCTCGTCAAGACGCTCGGCTACCGCCTGCTGATGGTGGTCGTCACCGTCGTCGTCGCGTGGGCCGTCGTCGGTGACCTCGCCCAGGCGGCGAGCATCGGTCTCGTCGCCAACCTGGTCAAGACGGGGACGTACTACGCCTACGAGCGGTTCTGGGACCGCGTGGCGTGGGGACTGCCCGAGTAGGGATCGTGGGAAACCCTAACGAACGTCGAGCACGTAGTGTGACCGATGGCCTTCGAACTCGGCTTCCTGGTCGGGTCGCTCGCACTGCTCGGTATCGTCCTCTACTTCACGAGGATCCGGGGTCCGTCGCTCCCCCACGAGGCGATGGCGGAGGGGACGGGCGAGGGCGAACGCGACGGTCAGCGTCCCGGTCCGGCCGCAGGACCGGCCCCGACGGTGGAAGCGTGCGAACTCTGCGGCGAGAACCCCGCCACCCAGTCGGTCAACGACATGGCCGTCTGTGCGCAGTGTGACGAGGACCTGCTCTAACGTGCGGGTCGTGCCCCCGGCCGCGGCGCCCGGGAGCGTCACGGATAGTCCCCACTCCGCGACGCCGTCGTCCGCGTCATACGGTTTATTGTAAGTCATTACCGGTGGATCGCCGAGACGGGCTGGCGATCCACCGGTGAACAGTTACAATAATCCGTATCAGTGGCGTAGTCCGAGCCATCGGGCGGGGGCAACTTCTTTCCGCCCGCCACGCGTGGGCCGTCCATGAACGAGTTCGAGGGGTATCGCCGCCCGGACGGATCGGTCGGCGTCAGGAACCACGTCGCAGTCGTCCCCGTCTCGGTGACGGCGAGCAGTCTCGCCGAGCGAATCGCTACCGACGCGGGCGACGGCGTCGTCGCGACGCCACACGGCATGGGCTCGAACCAGCCGGCGCCGGCCCGCGCACAGACCCGCCGCGTCCTCCGGGGCGTCGGCCGCAACCCGAACGTCGGCGCGGCGCTCGTCGTCGCGCTGGGGACGGAGGCCATCGACGTCGACGACGTGGCCGACGCCGTCGCCGACGCCGGGCGCCCGGTCGAGACGCTCCGCATCCGCGAGGCCGGCGGGACGGCGGCCGCAATCGAGCGCGGAACCGACCTCGCTACCTCGCTCCGGGCGGCCGCGGACGACGCCCGCCGGGAGTCCGCCGACGCGTCGGAACTGGTCTTCGGCGTCGAGTGTGGCGGCAGCGACGCCACCAGCGGCATCGCGGCCAACCCCGCCGTCGGCGCCGCCTGCGACCGCCTCGTCGCGGCCGGGGGCACCGCCTGCTTCAGCGAGACGCCGGAGTTCATCGGCGCCGAACACGTCCTCGCCGACCGCTGTGTCGACGACGCGACCCGCGAACGCCTCCTCGCTCGCGTCGAGGAACGCGAGGACATGGCGCGGCGGATGGGTGTCGACCTCCGCGGCGCCCAGCCCACCCCCGGGAACCAGGAGGGCGGCCTGACCACCATCGAGGAGAAGAGCCTCGGCGCCATCTCGAAGGGCGGCACCACGCCGGTCCGCGGCATGGTCGACTACGCCGAACCGCTCCCGACGGGGGGCGGCCTCGTCCTCATGGACACTCCCGGCTACGACGTGGAGAGCGTCGTCGGCAAGGTGGCCGGCGGCGCCCAAGTCGTCGCGTTCACCACCGGCCGCGGGAGCACGACGGGCAATCCCGTCGCGCCCGTGATCAAGGTCACCGGTAACCCGAAGACCTGGGATCGGATGGCGAACAACATCGACGTGAACGCGAGCACGGTGATCGGCGGCGAGTCGCCGTCCGCCGTCGGCGACCGAATCTATCGCACCCTCCTCGACGTGGCCGACGGCCGTCGGACCGAGGCCGAGCGCCGCGGCCTGACGGAGTTCGCCATCAACGAGGTCCAGCCCGCGATGGGGGGTGAGTCGCCGTGAAAGGCACCGTCGTCGGCGACGCCGCGCTGGTGATGGCCCCCGAGGACGCCGTGGCGACGGCGCTCGACGACCTGTCGGCCGGTGACGAGTTGCCCCCCACCGACGGGACGCCGGTCGACGCACCCCTGACGCTCCGCGAGGACGTTCCCTTCGGACACAAGGTCGCCGTCCGTCGGATCGACGCCGGCGACGAGGTGCAGAAGTACGGCGAGGTGATCGGCCGGGCCACCGTCGCCATCGACCCCGGCGAGTGGGTGCATACGCACAACTGCGAGAGCACGCGCGGGCGGGGCGACCTGGCGGCCGAGGGGGGTGCGGACGCGTGACGCCGCCGACGGCCGACGCGGAGGCTGACAGTCCCGACGACGCGCCCGCGACGACCGACGCGTGGCCCGCCGCGGCCTACGCGCGACCGGACGGGATCGGCGCCCGGAACCGACTGCTCGTCCTCCCCTCCGTCATCTGCTCGCGGCTCGTCGCCGACCGAATCGCCGAGGCGGTGCCGGGGGCGGTGAGCGCCGGTCACGACCACGGCTGCGCCCAACTCGGCGCCGACGAGGCCCAGACCGAGCGCACCCTGGAGGGCGTCGCGGCCAACCCCAACGTCGCCGGCGCGGTGGTCGTCGGCCTCGGCTGCGAGGGCGTCCAGAGCGACCGCCTCGCCGGGACGCTCGCCGACCGCGGCGTCCCGGTCCGCGAACTCTCGATTCAGGGCGTCGGCGGCTCCGACGAGGCGGTCGCAGGCGGCGTCGACGCCGCCCGCGAACTCGCCGCGGACGCGTCCCGGACGGCGACGGCCGACCTCGGCGACCTCACCGTCGGCGTCGTGAGCAGCGATCTGGGAGACTCGACGGTCGACCGCGCCGACCCGCTGATCGGCGCGTTCGTCGACCGCGTCGTCGACGCCGGCGGCCGGGCCGTCGTCGCCGGGACGGAGCGCCTGCGCCCGCACGGCGACGCCGTCCGGGAGGCGATGTCCGCGGACGCCGCCGAGAGCTACACCGAAACCGTCGAGTCGTCGCCGACGCGGACGGCGGGCCTCGTCCGCCGGGCCGGGGAGCGCTCGTTCGCCGACCTCGCGCGCCTCTGGGGCGAGCGACCGATCGGCGCCGTCCTCCCCTACGGCGCCCCGGCGCCCCACGAGTCGGGCGTCGCGCTCGTGAACGCGCCGACGGAGTTCGCGGCGGCGTCGACGGCCCTCGCCGCCGCTGGCGCCGATATCGTCCTCCACGCGACGGGGGACGGCATCCCGACCGGCCACCCGGTCGTCCCCGTCTGCAAGGTGACTGGCGACGCGGAGACGTCCGCGGCGCTCTCCGGCGACATCGACGTGGACGCCCGGACGGCGGGCGTCGACGACCTCTCGGCGCTCGTGGGACGCGTCGTCGGCGGGGAGCGGACGTGCGCCGAGCGCCACGGCCTCACCGCCTTCGCCATCTCGCGTGCCGGGCCGTCGATGTGAGGGGACGGCCGAACTCGCGGCCGGGCGCGGCGTGGCAGGGTACGGAACGGGACCCCCGGCGCCTCCGACCGAGGTCTGCGAAAAACATACGCGTATATATCATAAAAAATTGATACTACTATATGTAGCTGCACCTCCATAGTCTGACATGGCAACCCAGACTACCGACACCGACGAGTACGTTGAGATGTTCCCC
This window of the Haloplanus rubicundus genome carries:
- a CDS encoding thiamine pyrophosphate-requiring protein, whose amino-acid sequence is MNVTETIAEILAEEGVEHLIGFPSNPLFDDNAAEEAGIRSIVTRQERTAAHMLDGIARVTSGDQVEAFACQHGPGTENSIGGVAQSYAESAPFVALPAGYSRAKTNTDPKFSSLVNYQHVTKTTEQLTDPDAVEETIRRAFQAARNGRQRPSLVEIPVDVFPEEVGELDYEPTSSTRTAPDPDAVAEAADHLVDADVPVIYAGQGVHYAKGWDELQELAELLEAPVATSLNGKSAFPEDHPLSLGAGSKSEPRQLNHFLHEADVLFGIGCSFTKTAYGITPPEEDNTIIHSTNDPGDVDKDVKSQLAVIGDAKLTLAALVDEIEDRVDDDRGRYDDVVDEIASVREEWLADWEDDLTDDSTPINPYRVVNELDNIVDKEECIATADAGNPRDFMAPFFEVTEPLSYMGWGKTTQLGYGLGLAMGAKLAHPEKLCLHVWGDGAVGMTGMDFETATREDIPILTIYLNNREMASYDTPFFGNYAEVAEALGGYGERIEDPEEVGPAIERGIEKVENGTPTVLEFMTQKYTKLSRPDLE
- a CDS encoding DUF2061 domain-containing protein gives rise to the protein MCPSVTARSPRQSRSRALVKTLGYRLLMVVVTVVVAWAVVGDLAQAASIGLVANLVKTGTYYAYERFWDRVAWGLPE
- a CDS encoding UxaA family hydrolase, which codes for MNEFEGYRRPDGSVGVRNHVAVVPVSVTASSLAERIATDAGDGVVATPHGMGSNQPAPARAQTRRVLRGVGRNPNVGAALVVALGTEAIDVDDVADAVADAGRPVETLRIREAGGTAAAIERGTDLATSLRAAADDARRESADASELVFGVECGGSDATSGIAANPAVGAACDRLVAAGGTACFSETPEFIGAEHVLADRCVDDATRERLLARVEEREDMARRMGVDLRGAQPTPGNQEGGLTTIEEKSLGAISKGGTTPVRGMVDYAEPLPTGGGLVLMDTPGYDVESVVGKVAGGAQVVAFTTGRGSTTGNPVAPVIKVTGNPKTWDRMANNIDVNASTVIGGESPSAVGDRIYRTLLDVADGRRTEAERRGLTEFAINEVQPAMGGESP
- a CDS encoding UxaA family hydrolase, which codes for MKGTVVGDAALVMAPEDAVATALDDLSAGDELPPTDGTPVDAPLTLREDVPFGHKVAVRRIDAGDEVQKYGEVIGRATVAIDPGEWVHTHNCESTRGRGDLAAEGGADA
- a CDS encoding UxaA family hydrolase; translation: MTPPTADAEADSPDDAPATTDAWPAAAYARPDGIGARNRLLVLPSVICSRLVADRIAEAVPGAVSAGHDHGCAQLGADEAQTERTLEGVAANPNVAGAVVVGLGCEGVQSDRLAGTLADRGVPVRELSIQGVGGSDEAVAGGVDAARELAADASRTATADLGDLTVGVVSSDLGDSTVDRADPLIGAFVDRVVDAGGRAVVAGTERLRPHGDAVREAMSADAAESYTETVESSPTRTAGLVRRAGERSFADLARLWGERPIGAVLPYGAPAPHESGVALVNAPTEFAAASTALAAAGADIVLHATGDGIPTGHPVVPVCKVTGDAETSAALSGDIDVDARTAGVDDLSALVGRVVGGERTCAERHGLTAFAISRAGPSM